A window from Hoeflea sp. IMCC20628 encodes these proteins:
- a CDS encoding OmpA family protein, giving the protein MLAFDDDTNHKIEEEEENYFVSMTDMMVGILFIFIIMLMVFALQFQQQTDTSESQIEEVLKRVEEVASQLKVLRDQIDSELASLNQSQKERTALLNDLKDELKAVGLEVQIDPENGVLRLTDNAIRFDSDKSGLNSAASENVSKLAQVLLHVLPKYVRSCDDADLVDCNSANKPSSTIDTVFIEGHTDKTGADERNWVLSTERAVSTYRAITTLQPGLRHLKNRGEKEILSVSGYSSTRPIPESTDGIESDEARRNRLASNRRIDMRFVMEVDNSVRLNEVLELTGAMEKQIEILRREVIAK; this is encoded by the coding sequence ATGCTGGCGTTTGACGACGACACGAACCATAAAATCGAAGAAGAGGAAGAGAATTATTTTGTCTCGATGACCGACATGATGGTCGGCATCCTCTTCATTTTCATCATCATGCTAATGGTGTTCGCGCTGCAATTCCAGCAGCAGACTGATACATCCGAATCGCAGATCGAAGAGGTGTTGAAGCGAGTCGAGGAGGTTGCCAGTCAGCTGAAGGTCTTGCGCGATCAAATTGACAGCGAGCTCGCATCTCTCAATCAATCGCAAAAAGAACGCACGGCACTCCTCAATGACCTCAAGGACGAGTTGAAGGCAGTCGGCCTTGAAGTGCAGATTGATCCCGAGAACGGTGTATTGCGGCTGACGGACAACGCCATCCGATTTGACTCGGATAAATCCGGGTTGAATTCTGCTGCGTCAGAAAACGTCTCGAAACTGGCACAAGTTCTACTGCATGTCCTGCCAAAATATGTGCGCTCCTGCGATGACGCTGACTTGGTTGACTGCAATAGCGCTAACAAACCTAGCTCAACAATCGATACTGTTTTCATCGAAGGCCACACCGACAAGACCGGGGCAGACGAACGCAACTGGGTTCTTTCGACCGAGCGGGCCGTATCAACTTACCGTGCCATAACAACTCTTCAGCCCGGTCTCCGACATCTGAAAAATCGTGGAGAAAAGGAAATCCTCTCTGTATCTGGCTATTCATCGACCCGCCCAATTCCGGAATCCACTGATGGTATTGAAAGCGATGAAGCCCGTCGAAACCGGCTGGCAAGCAATCGCCGCATCGACATGCGCTTCGTCATGGAAGTCGACAATTCCGTGCGTTTGAACGAGGTCCT